The genomic window GGTTAGTAATAAGTGTTTTGAAATATTTAAAAATAACGTCGGTGAGTTTAAATTTGAATAAGAGGTAAAATAGATTTTGATTTATAAAAAAGGGCGCAAAGCGCGCCCAAATTTGCGCGAGTAGAGTCAAATTTGACCTAAACACGCGTAAAAATTAGTTTTTGCGACTGTTTGCGTCAGGCGTGAAAAGCGGCTTATCTAGCAGCTTAAAGTCGCCGATAAATTTCTGACCCTCTTCGCTCGTCGCCCACTCTATAAATTTATTTGCGTTTTCGATGTCGGCCTTAGCGCAGTGCTTCGGATTTACCGCGATTAGCGAGTAGAAGTTCTTTAGGTCGTTGTCGCCCTCGTTGATGATGACCATCTCAGGCGCGCCTTTTTTGGTGTCCTCGTACTTGATGTAGGTGCCGCGGTCGGTGAACGTCACGCCCTTTTGCTCGGCTGCAGCGTTGATGGTAGCTAGCATGCCTTGGCCGGTTTGCATATACCAGCCGTCTTTTTCAGGCACTTCGCCGATGATTTTTTTCCAGATACCTTTTTCTTTGTTGTCAGTGCCTGATTTATCGCCGCGAGAGAAAAATTTGATATTCTCTTTTTTGATCAGCTCAAAGCTCTCTTTTATGTCTTTGCCTTTAAATTTATCGGCGATAGATTTATCGGCGATAACGACGAAATCATTGTACATTACGGCTTTTCTCTCGACGCCAAAGCCTTTTTCTACGAATTCTTTCTCAACTTTTGGCGAATGCACGAAAAGTATGTCTGCATCGCAGTTTTCGCCGAGTTTCAAGGCCGCTCCGGTGCCTACCGCCGTCCATTTGATATCGACGCCGGTTTTTGCCTTATACGCAGGGTAGATCGCGTCTAGTAGCCCCGTGTTATCGGTGCTGGTGGTGGTAGCCATGATGAGTTCGCTATCGCCCGCAAACGCCAAAACGCTCGCGATTAGCGAGCCTAATATTACTTTTTTCATTTTTCTCCTTTTTTAAAAGTATGCTATTATAGCACATTAAATTAACCTTAGAAATATGCGGAGAAAGAATATTTGGATTTTTTATTAAACGGATTTTTGGAGGCTTTTAGGCTGCTTTTTAGCGGCGACGAGGAGACGTATTCGGCGATCAGGGCGACGCTTTACACTTCGAGCGTCTCGATATTTTTTGCGATTTTAGTCGGCTTTCCGCTTGGATTTACGCTGGGATTTTACGATTTTCGCGGACGGCGAGTATTACGATTGCTTAGCGATACGGCGCTTGCGATGCCGACAGTTGCGATCGGGCTTATTTTATACGCGTTTATCACGCGAAACGGCCCGTTTGGCGAGTTTGGACTGCTTTTTACGCTAAAGGCCGTGATGCTCGGCCAGTTCGTGCTGGCTCTGCCTATCATCGTCTCGCTAAGCGCTAGCGTCGTGGAAAATATGGACAAAAAGCACTATCTAACCATCCTAAATTTACGTCTGAGCGCACCTAGGCTCGTTGGCTGCGTGCTGTACGAGCTGAGGTATGCTCTGATGGTGGTCGTAGCGACGGCGTACGGGCGTATCGTGGCCGAGGTCGGCGTGGCGATGATGATCGGCGGAAATATCAAATACTTCACTCGCACGATTACTACTGCAGTGTCGCTGGAGACGAACAAGGGCGAGTTTGCGATGGGTATCGCGCTTGCGTTGGTACTTATCTTTATCGCATTTGCCGTAAATTTGACGATACACATGCTAAAAAGGCTGGATAAATG from Campylobacter concisus includes these protein-coding regions:
- the tupB gene encoding tungstate ABC transporter permease TupB, which gives rise to MDFLLNGFLEAFRLLFSGDEETYSAIRATLYTSSVSIFFAILVGFPLGFTLGFYDFRGRRVLRLLSDTALAMPTVAIGLILYAFITRNGPFGEFGLLFTLKAVMLGQFVLALPIIVSLSASVVENMDKKHYLTILNLRLSAPRLVGCVLYELRYALMVVVATAYGRIVAEVGVAMMIGGNIKYFTRTITTAVSLETNKGEFAMGIALALVLIFIAFAVNLTIHMLKRLDK
- the tupA gene encoding tungstate ABC transporter substrate-binding protein TupA; this translates as MKKVILGSLIASVLAFAGDSELIMATTTSTDNTGLLDAIYPAYKAKTGVDIKWTAVGTGAALKLGENCDADILFVHSPKVEKEFVEKGFGVERKAVMYNDFVVIADKSIADKFKGKDIKESFELIKKENIKFFSRGDKSGTDNKEKGIWKKIIGEVPEKDGWYMQTGQGMLATINAAAEQKGVTFTDRGTYIKYEDTKKGAPEMVIINEGDNDLKNFYSLIAVNPKHCAKADIENANKFIEWATSEEGQKFIGDFKLLDKPLFTPDANSRKN